A genome region from Chengkuizengella sp. SCS-71B includes the following:
- a CDS encoding ABC transporter substrate-binding protein: MKLIEHYLILNSAYATQKNGVEFETTLSEIIDILGCSQPNAKGVLNRLKKQGWIRWKPGRGRGYRSRINFQLSLFDGIKMYVSEQLAQDHFKEGMEFLHSLSIPTQIHSFLGQYLEEWFGFQTEGEKELKHILRIPMYRNLISLDPAQVSTAFEYHFAGQIYDTLLRIDSTTKQIYPHLALGWDTPNEKEWIFYLRKGIRFHHGRLLTSEDVIYTFQRVLDSSVSVFYWLRHYLNKVESSGDHTVIFHFKQPFPFFPNILSSNKASIVPYDVDFKQQVVGTGPFFVRSFSTEKLILEAFDHYFKERAWLDRVEIFRFPEELQGRFSYKMTTRNVDSLEVQEKTVNQHVTITQLIIFQTKKPGPQQHPAFRRAIRLALDRNTMINDTTMKEVQPADSFLHTRSKKKVFPSYTLSEAQEALKESGYSGETLTMFIPSLQWRENALWIQSRCNQIGVSLELQPLDLKKTLQKEFFQQAHLIMINVILVGDSEINLIEPFGNNSLYRQVFTLEENQQMDRFTDRFISGKTTNERLSIWCEMEDWFRQENLILFQFHFKEETAYSSNLQGYKFGSLGMYDFHNLWIKDK; the protein is encoded by the coding sequence ATGAAACTAATCGAACATTACCTTATCTTAAATTCAGCTTATGCAACTCAAAAAAATGGTGTTGAGTTTGAAACTACGCTGAGTGAAATCATAGATATCCTCGGTTGTAGTCAGCCAAATGCAAAAGGGGTTTTAAATCGATTAAAAAAACAAGGATGGATACGATGGAAGCCAGGGCGTGGTCGAGGATACAGATCCCGTATTAACTTTCAACTTTCTCTGTTTGATGGCATTAAGATGTATGTATCGGAACAGCTAGCACAAGATCATTTCAAAGAAGGAATGGAGTTCCTCCACTCTTTATCCATCCCTACCCAAATTCATAGTTTCTTAGGGCAATATCTAGAAGAATGGTTTGGTTTTCAAACAGAAGGGGAAAAAGAATTAAAGCACATCTTACGTATACCCATGTACAGAAATCTCATTTCTTTAGATCCCGCCCAAGTCTCTACAGCATTCGAATACCATTTTGCCGGTCAAATTTACGATACATTGCTTCGTATTGATTCAACTACAAAACAAATTTACCCACACCTTGCTCTCGGTTGGGATACCCCAAACGAAAAGGAGTGGATCTTTTACCTGCGTAAAGGAATTCGGTTTCACCACGGTAGACTATTAACATCAGAAGATGTAATTTATACTTTCCAACGTGTACTAGACTCTTCTGTCAGCGTCTTCTATTGGCTGAGGCACTATTTGAACAAGGTAGAATCATCAGGAGACCATACTGTCATTTTCCATTTCAAACAACCTTTCCCTTTTTTCCCAAACATCTTGAGTTCTAACAAAGCCTCCATCGTTCCATATGATGTCGATTTCAAACAACAAGTCGTGGGTACAGGACCTTTTTTTGTTCGTTCATTCTCTACAGAAAAGTTAATATTGGAAGCTTTTGATCATTATTTTAAGGAACGAGCTTGGTTGGATCGAGTAGAAATTTTCCGTTTTCCAGAGGAGCTACAAGGCAGGTTTTCTTACAAGATGACCACTAGAAATGTAGATTCTTTGGAGGTGCAAGAAAAAACAGTGAATCAGCATGTAACGATTACACAATTAATTATTTTTCAAACAAAAAAACCAGGTCCACAACAACACCCAGCATTTAGAAGAGCAATTCGCCTTGCACTTGATCGAAACACGATGATTAATGATACAACCATGAAGGAAGTTCAGCCTGCAGACAGCTTTTTACATACTCGTAGTAAAAAGAAAGTTTTTCCTTCCTATACACTATCAGAAGCACAGGAAGCACTCAAAGAAAGTGGATATTCTGGTGAAACCCTAACGATGTTTATTCCTTCTCTTCAATGGAGAGAGAACGCACTTTGGATTCAGTCCCGTTGTAATCAAATTGGAGTATCTTTAGAACTCCAACCTCTTGATCTTAAAAAGACACTCCAAAAGGAATTTTTCCAACAAGCGCATCTTATTATGATAAATGTAATATTAGTTGGTGATTCGGAAATTAATTTGATTGAACCATTTGGTAATAACAGCTTATATCGTCAAGTGTTCACTCTTGAAGAGAATCAACAAATGGATAGGTTTACGGATCGATTTATTAGTGGGAAAACGACAAATGAACGTCTTTCTATTTGGTGTGAAATGGAAGATTGGTTCCGCCAAGAAAACCTCATCCTTTTCCAGTTTCACTTCAAAGAAGAAACTGCTTACTCAAGTAACCTTCAAGGGTATAAATTCGGAAGTTTAGGAATGTATGACTTTCACAATCTTTGGATTAAAGATAAATAA
- the cobD gene encoding threonine-phosphate decarboxylase CobD translates to MLEQYGHGGDLVTAAETYGYAKEQFIDFSSNMNPWGCPTSVESILTETWKELVHYPDPAVRKLRQTISDFYDVPVESILVGNGAAELIDLTIRAIVPKVTALARPCFSEYEEAISKINRETFDIYLKENNEFELQESDIQYAANYCDLFFLGHPNNPTGRLISQSVLQLLLNLNHPIVLDEAFIDFVPEEKQVSLMNQAYQSNNLFVIRSMTKFFAVPGIRLGFMIAHPEWIEKIKSLQVQWSVNTLAQSIGISVLQDHPYIEKTKNWLLQERLWFTNQLSGLDIKVYPSDTNYLLIQLPPLNDVKQLQEKLAHRGVLVRDASLFKGLNSTFCRIAIRLREHNERFISEIKQVLL, encoded by the coding sequence ATGTTGGAACAATACGGACATGGCGGGGATTTAGTTACGGCAGCAGAAACTTATGGATATGCAAAAGAACAATTTATTGATTTTAGTTCTAACATGAATCCTTGGGGGTGTCCGACTTCTGTAGAAAGCATTTTAACAGAAACTTGGAAGGAGCTTGTTCATTATCCTGACCCTGCAGTAAGAAAGCTTCGTCAAACGATCTCAGATTTCTATGATGTCCCTGTAGAAAGTATATTAGTAGGGAACGGAGCGGCAGAGCTGATAGATTTAACGATTCGTGCCATCGTTCCAAAAGTAACCGCTTTGGCAAGACCATGCTTTTCTGAGTATGAGGAAGCGATTTCAAAGATAAATAGGGAAACGTTTGATATTTATTTAAAAGAAAATAATGAATTTGAACTGCAAGAATCTGATATTCAATATGCAGCAAATTATTGTGATCTTTTCTTTTTAGGACATCCAAACAATCCAACAGGGAGATTAATTTCTCAGTCTGTTTTACAACTTTTATTAAATTTGAATCACCCGATTGTGTTAGATGAGGCTTTTATTGATTTTGTACCAGAAGAAAAACAAGTCAGTTTAATGAACCAAGCTTATCAAAGTAATAACCTCTTTGTCATTCGCTCCATGACCAAATTTTTTGCCGTTCCAGGAATACGTTTAGGGTTCATGATTGCACATCCAGAGTGGATTGAGAAAATCAAATCCTTACAAGTTCAGTGGAGTGTGAATACATTGGCACAATCTATTGGTATTTCTGTATTGCAAGATCATCCTTATATAGAAAAAACAAAAAACTGGCTTCTTCAAGAGAGATTATGGTTTACTAATCAATTATCTGGTTTAGATATAAAAGTTTATCCAAGTGATACGAATTACTTGTTAATACAACTCCCCCCTTTAAACGATGTGAAACAGTTACAGGAAAAATTAGCTCACAGAGGGGTTTTGGTTCGGGACGCATCTTTATTTAAAGGGCTAAATTCTACTTTTTGTAGAATCGCTATTCGTTTACGAGAACACAATGAGAGGTTTATATCTGAGATCAAGCAGGTGTTATTATGA
- the cobT gene encoding nicotinate-nucleotide--dimethylbenzimidazole phosphoribosyltransferase: MQELNQIIQEIKPLNEEEILKTLNHLNQLTKPPGSLGKLEDLAKQLSGITEQLIPDLSKKAVIVMAGDHGVCEEGISAFPQEVTPQMVYNFLNGGAAINVLARQAGAEVFCVDIGVKESLQHPDLISKKVKPSTNNMAKQSAMSKEEAVQAILVGVQVVEDLVEKGYRLIATGEMGIGNTTASAAILAALTEIGIEQAVGRGTGINDEQWNHKQSVVKQALQINRPDQKDALDVLTKVGGLEIAGLVGVILGAAKSRIPVIIDGFISSSAALIAYNLCSITVQYMISSHLSQEQGHQFMLQEMGLTPMLHLDMRLGEGTGAALCFQLVDAALNIMSEMATFQSAGVSGANEETTNP, from the coding sequence ATGCAAGAACTTAATCAAATCATCCAAGAAATTAAACCATTAAATGAGGAAGAAATTTTAAAAACATTAAACCATCTAAATCAATTAACTAAACCTCCTGGAAGTTTGGGGAAACTAGAAGACTTGGCCAAACAACTGTCGGGTATTACAGAACAATTAATACCAGATTTAAGTAAAAAGGCAGTCATAGTGATGGCGGGAGATCATGGCGTTTGTGAAGAAGGAATTAGTGCATTTCCTCAAGAGGTTACACCTCAAATGGTTTACAATTTTTTAAATGGTGGCGCGGCGATTAATGTTTTGGCACGACAAGCAGGAGCAGAAGTTTTTTGTGTAGATATTGGTGTGAAAGAATCGCTACAGCATCCTGATCTTATTAGTAAAAAGGTAAAACCGAGTACGAATAATATGGCAAAGCAGTCAGCAATGAGTAAAGAAGAAGCTGTACAAGCTATATTAGTTGGTGTCCAAGTAGTGGAGGATTTAGTAGAAAAGGGTTATAGATTAATAGCAACTGGGGAAATGGGAATTGGAAATACGACTGCGAGCGCTGCTATTCTAGCTGCATTAACCGAGATTGGTATTGAACAAGCAGTAGGGAGAGGCACAGGCATTAACGATGAGCAGTGGAATCATAAACAAAGTGTAGTTAAGCAAGCACTTCAAATCAACCGACCTGATCAAAAGGATGCACTTGATGTGCTTACAAAAGTAGGAGGTTTAGAAATTGCTGGCTTGGTTGGAGTCATTTTAGGAGCGGCAAAATCTCGTATTCCTGTCATCATTGATGGGTTTATTTCATCATCTGCAGCATTGATTGCTTACAATTTATGTTCTATAACAGTACAATATATGATTTCTTCACACTTGTCTCAGGAGCAAGGTCACCAGTTCATGTTGCAAGAGATGGGTTTGACACCGATGTTGCATTTGGATATGAGATTAGGAGAAGGAACGGGCGCTGCTTTATGTTTTCAGTTAGTGGATGCAGCATTAAATATAATGTCTGAAATGGCAACTTTTCAAAGTGCTGGAGTATCTGGTGCAAATGAAGAAACGACCAATCCATGA
- a CDS encoding heme ABC transporter ATP-binding protein, whose amino-acid sequence MIQVQHVSKTYDNRNIIKDISFRVEKGESFGIIGPNGSGKSTLLKLCSGIEKSNKGTIQINGNEMYTYSRKHLAKWIGVLQQEALPLVGFSVREVVEMGRYPYQNWMGTEKQNTEQLVTDIMEKLEIEPLKNRTLEQLSGGERQRVALGKIMAQQPRILMLDEPTTYLDIGHQVQMMDYIRNWQLQNQLTVISVLHDLNLAAMYCDRLLLLHEGEIVKVGTPSEVLKSELISQVYGTEPIIFTHPQLHVPQLLLKSK is encoded by the coding sequence ATGATCCAAGTACAACATGTAAGTAAAACATATGATAATAGGAATATCATTAAAGATATATCTTTTCGAGTTGAAAAAGGAGAGAGTTTTGGCATTATTGGACCAAATGGAAGTGGGAAATCTACCCTACTTAAGTTATGTTCAGGGATTGAAAAATCGAATAAAGGAACCATTCAAATAAATGGAAATGAGATGTATACTTATTCTAGAAAACATCTAGCCAAATGGATAGGGGTACTTCAGCAAGAAGCATTGCCTTTGGTGGGTTTTTCAGTTCGTGAAGTCGTAGAGATGGGGAGGTATCCCTATCAAAACTGGATGGGGACAGAGAAGCAAAATACTGAACAACTAGTTACAGATATCATGGAAAAGCTTGAAATTGAGCCCTTAAAAAATCGTACTTTAGAACAGCTTAGTGGTGGTGAAAGACAACGAGTAGCTTTAGGGAAGATAATGGCACAGCAACCTCGAATATTAATGTTAGATGAACCAACTACATATTTGGATATCGGCCATCAGGTACAGATGATGGACTACATACGTAACTGGCAGCTGCAAAATCAATTAACTGTAATTTCAGTGTTGCATGATCTGAATCTAGCGGCGATGTATTGTGATCGATTATTGCTTTTACACGAAGGAGAGATCGTTAAAGTAGGCACTCCTTCAGAAGTTTTAAAATCTGAGTTGATTTCACAGGTTTACGGTACAGAACCGATCATCTTTACCCATCCACAATTACATGTGCCCCAATTATTATTAAAGTCAAAATAA
- the cbiB gene encoding adenosylcobinamide-phosphate synthase CbiB, whose protein sequence is MLFYSIEEILWMLAAAMMVDWIIGDPKWLPHPVILIGQMIKTIENRWYGKSKSLGIWLIVVVLLLTTISTSIITFGLQFIHPWLGYIANVWLIAATIAIKGLKEAALLVYTPLKHGDLSDAKKYVGYIVGRDTDHLSEEEITRATVETVSENIVDAVISPLFYALMGAAPLAMLYRATNTLDSMVGYKNDKYEHYGWASARFDDLLNWIPARFTGFLIVVVSLFNKNFNSLRAWKAIQQFAHQHPSPNSGIPESAVAGALGIQLGGRNMYEGIVSERARMGVALRDLNRNDILHSIHILNGVSVLCAGGILCGLLFNYL, encoded by the coding sequence GTGTTGTTTTATTCAATAGAAGAAATCCTTTGGATGTTAGCTGCGGCTATGATGGTTGATTGGATCATCGGTGATCCAAAGTGGTTACCTCATCCAGTGATTTTAATAGGGCAAATGATTAAAACAATCGAGAATCGTTGGTACGGGAAAAGTAAAAGTTTAGGTATTTGGTTGATTGTTGTTGTATTGTTACTGACTACTATTTCAACCTCCATCATCACCTTTGGACTTCAGTTTATCCACCCTTGGTTAGGTTATATTGCAAATGTTTGGCTGATCGCTGCAACCATTGCTATAAAGGGGTTAAAGGAAGCAGCACTGTTAGTATATACTCCTTTAAAGCATGGGGATTTATCAGATGCGAAAAAATATGTAGGGTACATCGTAGGTAGAGATACAGATCATTTATCTGAAGAAGAAATCACAAGAGCTACTGTTGAAACCGTCTCTGAAAACATTGTAGATGCTGTGATTTCCCCTTTATTTTATGCTTTAATGGGTGCCGCTCCCCTAGCGATGTTGTATCGTGCAACTAACACACTAGATTCAATGGTAGGTTATAAAAATGATAAATATGAACATTATGGTTGGGCTTCTGCGCGATTTGATGATCTTTTAAATTGGATACCTGCTAGATTTACAGGTTTTCTTATCGTAGTGGTATCCTTATTTAATAAAAATTTCAATAGTCTAAGGGCATGGAAAGCAATTCAACAGTTTGCACATCAACATCCAAGTCCTAACAGTGGTATCCCCGAATCTGCTGTAGCAGGAGCTCTGGGGATTCAATTAGGAGGTAGGAATATGTACGAGGGAATCGTAAGTGAACGAGCAAGAATGGGAGTAGCTTTACGTGATCTGAATCGTAATGATATTTTACATTCCATACATATTCTTAACGGAGTGAGTGTATTATGTGCAGGGGGGATCTTGTGCGGATTATTGTTCAATTATTTATAA
- a CDS encoding iron ABC transporter permease, with the protein MKHKLIIWGGAGILLLLLSIVVSLSMGSAHIPLLQVWRILLHQLPFVGQHISVDWPISSEKIILEVRFPRITLGILVGACLSLAGAGFQGVLRNPLADPFTLGVATGASVGAAFLILFGIQFLWLGQWTVPIVAFLSGILSLLFVFKLAGIQGKFRIETVILSGVVVQAFLGSIVSFMITLSDDVINRIVFWLMGSLALRGWEFSIILFPYLFIGLIVLLGYGRVLNLFALGERQAAHLGVNVDRSKWIVLIFSTLISAAAVSVAGVIGFVGLIVPHLIRLLVGPDYRLILPLSVLFGAIYVLWADTIARMLLSPQEIPLGVITAFIGAPFFAYLLSKNKKMTNHS; encoded by the coding sequence ATGAAACATAAATTAATAATATGGGGAGGAGCAGGTATACTGCTGCTTCTTCTTTCCATCGTGGTAAGTTTATCAATGGGTTCAGCACATATACCATTGTTACAGGTTTGGCGTATTTTGTTGCATCAACTTCCTTTTGTAGGACAGCATATCTCTGTGGATTGGCCAATATCATCAGAAAAAATAATATTAGAAGTAAGATTTCCTCGCATTACTCTCGGTATTCTTGTTGGTGCTTGTTTATCTTTAGCTGGTGCTGGTTTTCAAGGTGTATTAAGGAATCCACTTGCTGATCCTTTTACTTTAGGAGTAGCTACAGGAGCTTCAGTAGGAGCTGCATTTTTAATCTTGTTTGGCATTCAATTTTTATGGTTAGGTCAATGGACAGTGCCAATTGTTGCTTTTCTATCAGGAATACTAAGCTTGTTGTTTGTATTTAAATTAGCAGGTATACAGGGTAAGTTCCGTATAGAAACAGTGATCTTATCAGGTGTTGTTGTTCAGGCATTTTTGGGCTCCATTGTTTCTTTTATGATCACATTATCAGATGATGTAATTAATCGTATTGTATTTTGGTTAATGGGTAGTTTAGCATTGCGAGGTTGGGAATTTTCCATTATATTATTTCCTTATTTATTCATAGGATTAATTGTTCTGTTAGGATATGGTCGAGTGTTGAATCTATTTGCCTTAGGTGAACGACAAGCAGCACATCTTGGTGTGAACGTAGATCGTTCGAAGTGGATCGTGCTTATTTTCTCAACCTTAATCTCAGCTGCAGCCGTTTCTGTAGCAGGTGTAATAGGGTTTGTAGGTTTAATTGTTCCTCATTTAATTCGTTTATTAGTTGGTCCTGACTATCGACTGATTTTACCACTATCGGTTCTATTTGGAGCAATCTATGTATTGTGGGCAGATACGATTGCTAGAATGTTATTAAGTCCTCAAGAAATTCCACTAGGTGTGATTACTGCTTTTATTGGAGCTCCATTTTTTGCATATCTATTATCTAAAAATAAGAAAATGACCAATCATTCTTAA
- the cobU gene encoding bifunctional adenosylcobinamide kinase/adenosylcobinamide-phosphate guanylyltransferase: protein MIILVTGGARSGKSSFAEKYSATIANHGVYIATSQIYDEEMSNRIELHKTRREQTDFSWETIEEPYDIDQCLETMNKSDSKKFVLVDCLTLWLSNWLLCFEDQLKQNHSGKAKEAAKVELQQKVIRKMEMLITSLKQFNGDVILVTNEVGDGIVPEYPLGRLYRDLAGVMNQKIAEICDQVFLVTVGIPIELKSRQFLY from the coding sequence ATGATTATACTAGTTACAGGTGGGGCAAGAAGTGGTAAGAGCTCTTTTGCAGAAAAATATTCAGCTACGATAGCAAATCATGGAGTGTATATAGCAACCTCCCAAATTTATGACGAAGAGATGAGTAATAGAATTGAATTACATAAAACTAGGCGAGAACAAACTGATTTTTCTTGGGAAACGATAGAAGAACCTTATGACATAGATCAATGCTTAGAAACAATGAACAAAAGTGATTCTAAAAAATTTGTACTTGTAGATTGTTTAACCCTTTGGTTATCTAATTGGTTGTTATGCTTTGAAGATCAACTAAAACAAAATCACTCAGGAAAAGCTAAAGAAGCAGCAAAAGTGGAATTACAGCAGAAAGTAATTCGAAAAATGGAGATGTTAATCACATCGTTAAAGCAATTTAATGGAGATGTCATTTTAGTTACAAACGAAGTAGGAGATGGGATTGTTCCTGAATATCCTTTAGGTCGTTTATATAGAGATCTTGCTGGAGTAATGAATCAAAAAATAGCAGAAATTTGTGATCAAGTATTTTTGGTAACAGTCGGGATTCCAATAGAATTAAAAAGTAGACAGTTCTTATATTGA
- the cobS gene encoding adenosylcobinamide-GDP ribazoletransferase has translation MRIIVQLFISWFQAFICALQFLTRFPIPINVPYERNIIQKSVVFYPFAGFIIGLLLWFISYVVPSVLPSAPSAVLICIIWLVSSGGLHMDGLMDTADGILSYRSKNKMLEIMKDSRVGAMGVIVCVCYLIFKMTLLFSLLENEQHTSILSYILFIPIWSRLMMVLAAKWYPYARQEKGFGTDVSRIPFVYAVLSMINALVISLIMYNFLPIHDSWTEVLILIIVLILISTITMWVISHALYQKLGGLTGDTYGAINELVEVVLLMSLVIYAEKLM, from the coding sequence GTGCGGATTATTGTTCAATTATTTATAAGCTGGTTTCAAGCTTTTATATGTGCTCTACAATTTTTAACTAGATTCCCGATTCCTATAAATGTTCCTTACGAACGCAATATCATTCAAAAAAGTGTTGTTTTTTATCCCTTTGCTGGATTTATTATTGGGTTGCTTTTGTGGTTTATATCTTATGTTGTTCCTAGTGTATTACCTTCTGCTCCTTCAGCAGTATTGATATGTATAATTTGGTTGGTCAGTTCTGGTGGACTACATATGGATGGTTTAATGGATACAGCGGATGGCATATTAAGTTATCGTTCAAAGAATAAAATGTTGGAGATCATGAAAGATAGTCGAGTTGGAGCCATGGGTGTAATTGTTTGTGTATGTTATCTTATTTTCAAAATGACACTTCTATTTTCTTTATTAGAAAATGAACAACACACCTCTATATTAAGTTATATTTTATTCATCCCGATTTGGAGCCGTTTGATGATGGTTCTAGCTGCAAAATGGTATCCATATGCTAGACAAGAAAAAGGTTTTGGCACTGATGTGAGCCGTATTCCTTTTGTTTATGCTGTTTTATCTATGATCAACGCTCTGGTTATTTCTCTCATAATGTACAACTTCCTACCTATACATGATTCTTGGACAGAAGTCCTCATATTGATAATAGTACTGATTTTAATATCTACAATCACGATGTGGGTTATATCTCATGCATTGTACCAAAAGTTAGGTGGATTAACAGGAGATACATACGGGGCGATCAATGAATTGGTTGAAGTAGTACTTTTAATGAGTCTTGTGATTTACGCAGAAAAACTAATGTAA
- a CDS encoding ABC transporter substrate-binding protein: MKKILMILLVFVLAFSLAACGNNPSEVSEKTDQEHGSQNEAVESNDSTQEEIENIVAENTENSETIYPLTVTDAAGNEIIFEQKPIRIVSLAPSVTEILFALGLDENIVGVTEFDDFPEEATTKPKIGGILDGNTEAILAAEPDLVIGGLSLNEAIITGLAELDIQVFTIEPNSIDEVIDDIQLLGLVTGENDAAQTVVTQMADEKQQVVEAVSGISEADKKKVYLEFSEGWTVGSGEFMNELIELSGGINVAADQLGWLQISEEKIIEDNPDVIIYTTKYMDLKPVITERSGWSEIAAIKEDSLIGVNDDLISRPGPRITQGLLEIAKGIYPELVK; the protein is encoded by the coding sequence ATGAAGAAGATATTAATGATTTTACTTGTGTTTGTATTAGCATTCAGCTTAGCTGCATGTGGTAACAACCCAAGCGAAGTAAGTGAAAAGACAGATCAAGAACATGGATCACAGAATGAAGCAGTAGAAAGTAATGATTCAACTCAAGAAGAAATTGAGAATATAGTTGCTGAAAATACAGAAAACAGTGAAACGATATATCCATTAACGGTTACAGATGCTGCAGGTAACGAAATTATCTTTGAACAAAAACCTATACGTATCGTATCCCTTGCACCGAGTGTAACAGAAATCTTATTTGCACTAGGATTAGATGAAAATATAGTAGGTGTTACTGAATTTGACGATTTCCCAGAAGAAGCCACAACAAAACCTAAAATTGGTGGTATTTTGGATGGAAATACAGAAGCGATTTTAGCAGCTGAGCCAGACCTTGTGATTGGAGGACTATCTTTAAATGAAGCGATTATTACAGGATTGGCTGAACTTGATATTCAAGTGTTTACAATTGAACCTAATTCTATTGATGAAGTGATAGATGACATTCAATTACTAGGTCTAGTTACAGGTGAAAATGATGCAGCTCAAACTGTAGTCACACAAATGGCTGATGAAAAACAACAAGTAGTAGAAGCTGTATCAGGGATTTCTGAAGCAGATAAAAAGAAAGTATATCTTGAGTTTTCAGAAGGCTGGACAGTGGGTAGTGGTGAGTTTATGAATGAATTAATTGAGTTATCAGGTGGAATTAATGTAGCAGCAGATCAATTAGGCTGGTTACAAATTAGTGAAGAAAAGATCATCGAAGATAATCCAGATGTTATCATTTATACGACAAAATATATGGATTTGAAACCTGTGATTACAGAGCGTAGCGGATGGAGTGAAATCGCAGCAATTAAAGAAGATAGTTTAATAGGGGTGAACGATGATTTAATTAGTCGTCCAGGACCTCGAATAACACAAGGTTTATTAGAAATTGCTAAAGGAATTTATCCAGAATTGGTGAAATAA